Below is a window of Picosynechococcus sp. PCC 7002 DNA.
AAATTTCAGAGTGAAAATCTCTATCAAAACGCCACCGAAGGGATGACGAAGGCGATTCGGAACTACCGGATGGGCGACCCAATGCGGTTGATCCACTGGCGCAGCAGTGCCCGCTTTGGGGAATTTAAGGTACGGGAGCTAGAAATTACCACGGGCGGCGAAGAACTGATTATTTGCTTGGATCATCATTTTGCTTGGGAGGCCGATAGCTTTGAACAGGCGGCCAGTGCAGCGGCTTCTCTCTATTTTTATGCCCGGCGATCGCAACTGAATGTGAAATTTTGGACAGCCCAGAGTGGTCTGCTCAACAGCCGCGCGACGATCCTCGAAGCCCTGGCCCGGATTAATCCTGAGCCATTAGGAGAAAATACGTCTCTATCCCGCCCGGAAGGTTCATTGTTATGGTTAACCCAAAACCCCCAAACGCTCCTGGAGCTAAACCCCGGCAACCGCTGGCTCTTTTTCCAAGGAGCGCCTGAACAAACGGTGACCGGGGGCCATTGTCCGGGTCTCATCATTAATCCCATCGATCCCCTACCCCAACAGTTACAACGGCAAAGCGATCGCCTTTTATCCTAGGGTAATCCCAAGCAAACCAGGGCAGCGTGAGCAATTCTCCACAATTACCGCAAAAAAATCCCCAAGCCCCCCTGTATAATGGCTTGCAACCCATCTAGCGTTGACGAAAACCATGGCAAATTGGCACAAAATTTCTGGCAGTGTGACGGCTCCCAAGGGCTTCCGGGCCGCAGGGATCACCGCCGGACTCAAACCTTCGGGGGCACCAGACCTGGCGCTGATTGTTTCTGATACCGAAGCGATTACCGCCGGGGTGTTTACCAAATCAGAAGTGCGCGCCGCCTGTGTCGATTATTGCCGTCAACGCCTCCAGGAAAAACCCAGCAGTCGGGCGATTTTGTGTAACTCCGGGCAAGCCAATGCCGCCACGGGGGAAGCCGGTTGGCAAGATGCGATCCAGTCGGCCCAGTGGTTAGGGGAAGCCCTCAATGTTCCTCCAGAAAGTATTTTGCTGGCCTCCACAGGGGTGATCGGTCAACGGATCAAAATGGCTGCCCTAGAAACGGGAATTCCCCAGGTGGTATTTGCCCTTTCCCCAGAGGGGGGCGATGCAGCGGCCCAGGCGATTATGACCACGGATCTTGTGCCAAAGGCGATCGCCCTGGAAACAGAAATTGAAGGGCGGCCTGTGCGGATCGGCGGCATTTGTAAAGGCTCCGGGATGATCCACCCCGACATGGCAACAATGCTGGGCTTTATCACCTGTGATGCGGCGGTTTTGACACCACTGTGGCAAGGGATGTTGAGCCGGGCCGTGGCCAAAAGTTTTAACCAAATCACCGTCGATGGCGACACCAGCACCAACGATTGCGTCATTGCCCTGGCCAATGGTCAGTCCCGCACCACGGCGATCACCGATCCCCAGTCCAAAAGTGCCCAACAACTAGAGGCGATGCTCACGGAAGTGTGCCAGTATCTCGCCAAGTGCATCGCCAGAGATGGGGAAGGGGCCACCTGTTTAATGGAAATTCAAGTGTCTGGCACCGTAGATGATCAAGCGGCCCGGAAAATTGCCCGCACCATTGCTGGATCATCTTTGGTGAAATCAGCGATTTTTGGGCGAGATCCTAACTGGGGGCGCATCGCCGCCGCCGCTGGCCGGGCTGGGGTGACCTTTAACCAAGAAGAGCTGCAAATTTCCCTGGGGGATTTTCAACTCATGGATCAGGGGCAACCTCTTTCTTTTGATCGGGCAGCAGCCAGTCAATACCTCGTGGATCGTGCTGCCGGAGCCTATCTCACAGACGATACGGTGTTGATTGCTGTTTGTGTGGGCAATGGTTCTGGTAAAGGTACGGCCTGGGGCTGTGACCTCAGCTATGACTATGTGCGCATTAACGCCGAATATACGACCTAATCGATCTGGGGTTGCCAGGGCATGAGGGCATAGACCTGCTTGGGATCATTGAGCGATCGCCACAGTTTGATACTGGCCTGGAGCCGGAGCCATTCTTGGGAGAGGGGATCGCTCGCTTCGATCTGAGCCCCAAATAGATTACTAAAAATTTCTTCTTCCCAAGTTTGGGGTCGGGGATATTCTTGAACAGTGAAATCTTCCCCTAATTCTGCGGTGTCCACGGCATAGGCGATCGCCGCCGATAGCCCCCCCAACTCATCCACGAGCCGAATCGCCTGGGCATCTTCCCCAGACCAGACCCGTCCCTGGGCAATTTGGCGCACCTCAGCTTCCGTAAGACCCCGCGCCGCACTGACCCGGTCTAAAAATTTGCCGTAAATATCATTGACAAAATTTTGAAAAATCGCCATTTCTGCTTCGGTTTTCGGGCGAGACGCCGTGCCTAAATTCGCCAGTTCTCCCGTTTGGACGCTATCCCAGGTGAGGCCATTATTATTCCCAATGGTTTGGATATTGGGCAAAATGCCAAACACCCCAATCGAGCCAGTAATGGTATTGGGCTGGGCAAAAATGCGATCGCTTTCGGTGGCAATCCAATAGCCCCCAGAAGCCGCCAGATCCCCCATGGAAACAATCACGGGTTTGTCTGCCTCGCGGATCAGTTTTAGTTCCCGCAGGATAATTTCTGAGGCGATCGCACTACCCCCAGGACTATTGATACGCAGCACAACGACTTTGACCTCAGGATCCTGGCGCAACTCCCGCAGTTGTCGCGAGAGGGAATCCCCGCCAATGGTGTCCGGCGTCCCTTCCCCACCGACGATATTACCCTCGGCATAGACCACCGCCACGGTATTTTCTGAGGTGACTCCGATCTGGGCTAAATCCTGTTCCAGACTGTAATCGGCCAGATCCATCTGGGGTAAATCTTTGTCAAGTTCTGTCCCCGTAAAGGTCTTAAGCTCCGCCAGAATTTCATCAAAATAGGCCAGGCGCGTCACCAATTGCTCCTGTTGGGCCACCTCTGGCAAAAGAATCCCCTGGGTGTCGGCCAGGCTCTGGGGCAAGGTTGCGGCAAAGGGGCGATCGCCAGCCACCGTATCTTTAAAATCTGTCCAGAGATCACTGAGCAGAGCCTCGGTTTGTTGGCGATTTTCAGGACTGAATTCCTCTTGAGTAAAGGGTTCTACAGCACTTTTATAATCACCGACCCGCACCACCTGCACCCCGATCCCATATTGATCCAGGGCTCCCTTAAAGAAAAGCTGCTCACTACCCAAACCGTTCATTTCCACAACCCCCAGGGGATTGAGCCAAATTTCATCGGCCAAGGAACTCAGGTAATATTCCCGCTCCGTCATTTCCACATCGTAGGCATAGATTTTCTTCCCGGCGGCTTTAAAGTCCTGGAGAGCTTGGCGCACTTCTCGCAGCGTGGCATAACCGTTCAAGCTATTTTGCCGACCATCGAGGAAGAGTCCCGTAATTTTGTCATCCTCGGCGGCAGCGCGGATACTTTCAGTGACATCCCGCAGACTGAGGGTTTCGGGAAAATCCCCGGCAATGACATTCCCAATGGAACTAGAGGGATCTCGGTCTTGGATGATCGTGCCCATATTGAAGATCAAAATACTGTTTTCCTTGGGCCTGCCACCGCCTTCCTGGGCAGAGAAGAGGGCAATCAGGGCAATAAACGCTGACAGAGAGAGGGTCGATAGAAGGCTGAGGGCAATCAGGGTACCGAGGCAACTGCTAAAAACCTGTTTAAAAAAATCTTTCATGGTTGAGGCATTCGGGAAAGAGGTCTTAGTTTTTACCTTAGAACTTGTGCAGGCAATTCGCCCGTTGCAGTTGCTGAAAATTAGCATTACCCGTACAAAACAACACTGTCCGCAATTCCAATAGCAGCAGTTCGACCCACTCGGCCAAAGCCTCTGGGGATTCACTCGCCGCCTTGAGAAAGGGTTGGGCATAGCCCACGAGGTCAGCTCCCAGGGCGATCGCCTTGGCCCCATCTAAACCGTTCCGCAGGCCCCCGGAAGCAATGAGGGGAATTTCGGGATCGTAATGGGCGATCGCCGCCAGACAGTCCGCCGTAGGAATTCCCCAGTCCCCGAAGGTTTGCCCCAGATTGCGCAAGAGTTGGTTTGGCGATCGCGCCGCTTCTACCTTCGCCCAGGAGGTGCCGCCCGCCCCAGCCACATCAATGATTTGTACCCCCACTTCCCGGAGGCGTTGCACCATTTTGACGGAGATCCCATTGCCTACTTCTTTGGCGATCACAGGCACGGGCAGTTGGTGACAGACCTGTTCAATTTTGTCCAATAGCCCCTTAAAATTCGTGTCCCCCTGGGGTTGGATACATTCCTGGAGGGGGTTGAGATGGAGAATTAGCGCATCAGCTTCGAGCAAATCAACAATTTTGCGGCATTCCTCTACGCCATACCCATAATTGAGTTGCACTGCGCCAATATTCGCA
It encodes the following:
- the argJ gene encoding bifunctional ornithine acetyltransferase/N-acetylglutamate synthase yields the protein MANWHKISGSVTAPKGFRAAGITAGLKPSGAPDLALIVSDTEAITAGVFTKSEVRAACVDYCRQRLQEKPSSRAILCNSGQANAATGEAGWQDAIQSAQWLGEALNVPPESILLASTGVIGQRIKMAALETGIPQVVFALSPEGGDAAAQAIMTTDLVPKAIALETEIEGRPVRIGGICKGSGMIHPDMATMLGFITCDAAVLTPLWQGMLSRAVAKSFNQITVDGDTSTNDCVIALANGQSRTTAITDPQSKSAQQLEAMLTEVCQYLAKCIARDGEGATCLMEIQVSGTVDDQAARKIARTIAGSSLVKSAIFGRDPNWGRIAAAAGRAGVTFNQEELQISLGDFQLMDQGQPLSFDRAAASQYLVDRAAGAYLTDDTVLIAVCVGNGSGKGTAWGCDLSYDYVRINAEYTT
- the fni gene encoding type 2 isopentenyl-diphosphate Delta-isomerase, which encodes MTDSTQVRKADHIRICLEEDVQFRHNRAGFERYRFEHCCLPELDCADIDLNTSFLGKRLGAPILISSMTGGTAQAQQINFRLAEVAQTHRLAMGVGSQRVALEKPEVAATFAVRQKAPDALLFANIGAVQLNYGYGVEECRKIVDLLEADALILHLNPLQECIQPQGDTNFKGLLDKIEQVCHQLPVPVIAKEVGNGISVKMVQRLREVGVQIIDVAGAGGTSWAKVEAARSPNQLLRNLGQTFGDWGIPTADCLAAIAHYDPEIPLIASGGLRNGLDGAKAIALGADLVGYAQPFLKAASESPEALAEWVELLLLELRTVLFCTGNANFQQLQRANCLHKF
- the sppA gene encoding signal peptide peptidase SppA — its product is MKDFFKQVFSSCLGTLIALSLLSTLSLSAFIALIALFSAQEGGGRPKENSILIFNMGTIIQDRDPSSSIGNVIAGDFPETLSLRDVTESIRAAAEDDKITGLFLDGRQNSLNGYATLREVRQALQDFKAAGKKIYAYDVEMTEREYYLSSLADEIWLNPLGVVEMNGLGSEQLFFKGALDQYGIGVQVVRVGDYKSAVEPFTQEEFSPENRQQTEALLSDLWTDFKDTVAGDRPFAATLPQSLADTQGILLPEVAQQEQLVTRLAYFDEILAELKTFTGTELDKDLPQMDLADYSLEQDLAQIGVTSENTVAVVYAEGNIVGGEGTPDTIGGDSLSRQLRELRQDPEVKVVVLRINSPGGSAIASEIILRELKLIREADKPVIVSMGDLAASGGYWIATESDRIFAQPNTITGSIGVFGILPNIQTIGNNNGLTWDSVQTGELANLGTASRPKTEAEMAIFQNFVNDIYGKFLDRVSAARGLTEAEVRQIAQGRVWSGEDAQAIRLVDELGGLSAAIAYAVDTAELGEDFTVQEYPRPQTWEEEIFSNLFGAQIEASDPLSQEWLRLQASIKLWRSLNDPKQVYALMPWQPQID